Proteins from a genomic interval of Parvularculales bacterium:
- a CDS encoding Gfo/Idh/MocA family oxidoreductase, giving the protein MSLTLGVIGIDHRHIYGQLERMQACGCTCKGWYTEGDPQPMAGFLERFPDIPRISDQQTLLDDPEIDMILIADIPSRRADLAIKAMRAGKDVMTDKPGCTTLEQLAALRACVAETGRIWSIDFSERFEVPAVSRAGELVADGAIGKVVQTVGLGPHRLNPGTRPDWFFDAAAYGGILTDIASHQVDQFLYFTGSDDAEIVSSTIGNFANPETPGLQDFGEILLRSDKGSGYIRVDWYTPDALPTWGDGRLTILGTEGYIELRKYVDVAGREGTDHLILVNGSRCEYIDASDAPLPYFGQLIDDVINRGETAMSQTHCFKVMELALQAQAGATRLGALNDA; this is encoded by the coding sequence GTGAGTCTGACACTTGGGGTGATCGGGATCGATCATCGGCATATTTATGGCCAACTGGAGAGAATGCAGGCCTGCGGATGCACCTGTAAAGGCTGGTACACTGAAGGAGACCCCCAGCCGATGGCGGGGTTCCTGGAACGCTTTCCTGACATCCCGCGAATCTCGGATCAGCAGACGCTCCTGGATGATCCTGAGATCGACATGATCCTGATTGCCGATATCCCCTCGCGACGGGCTGATCTGGCCATCAAGGCGATGAGGGCGGGCAAGGACGTGATGACCGACAAGCCGGGCTGTACGACGCTTGAGCAATTGGCCGCGCTGCGCGCCTGCGTGGCCGAGACCGGCCGGATTTGGTCAATTGATTTCTCCGAACGATTCGAGGTCCCCGCCGTGAGCCGCGCCGGCGAACTTGTCGCCGATGGCGCAATCGGTAAAGTGGTTCAAACAGTGGGACTGGGTCCGCACCGGTTGAATCCCGGCACACGGCCCGACTGGTTTTTCGACGCTGCCGCCTATGGAGGCATTCTGACGGATATCGCCTCGCATCAAGTCGATCAGTTTCTTTATTTCACCGGCTCGGACGACGCCGAAATCGTGTCTTCAACGATTGGCAATTTTGCCAATCCCGAAACACCCGGACTTCAGGATTTTGGGGAAATCCTGCTGCGTTCGGATAAGGGCAGCGGTTATATCCGCGTGGATTGGTACACACCTGATGCCTTGCCGACCTGGGGCGACGGGCGCCTGACCATACTGGGGACAGAAGGCTATATAGAACTCCGCAAATACGTGGATGTCGCCGGACGCGAGGGAACCGATCATCTTATCCTGGTCAATGGCAGCCGGTGCGAGTATATCGACGCCTCGGATGCACCGCTTCCCTATTTCGGCCAATTGATTGATGATGTAATAAACCGGGGTGAAACTGCGATGTCTCAGACCCATTGCTTCAAAGTCATGGAGCTTGCACTTCAGGCGCAGGCGGGTGCGACACGCCTGGGAGCCTTAAATGACGCTTAA